Proteins from a single region of Oryza brachyantha chromosome 6, ObraRS2, whole genome shotgun sequence:
- the LOC102710310 gene encoding serine-threonine kinase receptor-associated protein-like, with amino-acid sequence MEKKKVAVPLVCHGHSRPVVDLFYSPVTPDGYFLISASKDGNPMLRNGETGDWIGTFQGHKGAVWSCCLDTNALHAASGSADFSAKVWDALTGDELHSFEHKHIVRACTFSEDTHLLLTGGVEKILRVYDMNRPDAAPRELDKAPGNVRTVAWLHSDQTILSSCSDMGGVRLWDVRTGKIVQTLETKAPVTSAEVSQDSRFITTADGSSVKFWDANHFGLVKSYDMPCTVESASLEPKSGSKFIVGGEDMWVHLFDFFTGEEITCNKGHHGPVHCVRFAPGGESYASGSEDGTIRIWQLSPPNADDNEVTANGKPTVGVNEVARKIEGFHIPKEEQQPQQTEG; translated from the exons atggagaagaagaaggtggcGGTGCCGCTGGTGTGCCACGGCCACTCGCGGCCGGTCGTCGACCTGTTCTACAGCCCCGTCACGCCCGACGGGTACTTCCTCATCAGCGCCAGCAAGG ATGGAAATCCAATGCTTCGTAATGGTGAGACTGGAGATTGGATTGGGACTTTTCAAGGTCATAAAGGGGCTGTCTGGAGCTGCTGCCTGGACACAAATGCTCTACACGCTGCATCTGGCTCTGCTGACTTTTCAGC CAAAGTATGGGATGCACTAACAGGCGATGAGCTACATTCATTTGAACACAAGCACATCGTTCGTGCATGCACGTTTTCGGAG GATACCCACCTTTTGCTCACTGGAGGCGTGGAAAAGATCTTGCGTGTGTATGATATGAATCGTCCTGATGCGGCTCCAAGAGAGCTTGACAAAGCACCTGGTAATGTGCGAACTGTTGCTTGGCTTCATAGTGACCAAACAATACTAAGCTCATGCTCTGATATGGGAGGAGTAAG ATTATGGGATGTGAGGACTGGAAAAATTGTCCAAACTCTTGAAACCAAGGCACCTGTGACTAGCGCAGAAGTAAGTCAAGACAGCAGGTTCATCACTACAGCTGATGGCTCGAGTGTTAAGTTTTGGGATGCTAATCA CTTTGGGCTTGTTAAAAGCTATGATATGCCATGCACTGTGGAGTCAGCTTCACTGGAGCCAAAATCTGGGAGCAAATTTATTGTTGGGGGAGAAGATATGTGGGTTCATCTATTTGATTTCTTCACTGGTGAAGAAATAA CATGTAACAAGGGGCATCACGGTCCTGTCCACTGTGTCCGCTTTGCACCAGGCGGTGAATCTTATGCGTCAGGGTCAGAAGATGGTACTATCCGGATCTGGCAGCTGAGCCCACCTAACGCTGATGACAATGAGGTCACTGCAAATGGCAAACCAACAGTTGGGGTAAATGAGGTTGCACGCAAGATCGAAGGCTTTCACATTCCCAAAgaggagcagcagccgcagcagaCTGAGGGGTAG
- the LOC102710597 gene encoding 26S proteasome regulatory subunit 8 homolog A-like, with protein MATVAMDVSQPSSSAAAADAPLPAAGDGQGSKGRSRGEGLRLYYLQRIQDLQLQIRHETDNLSRLEAQRNDLNSRVRMMREELQLLYEPGSYVGEVVKVMGKSKVLVKVHPEGKFVVDIDKNIDITKLTPSTRVALRNDSYKLHLILPSKVDPLVNLMKVEKVPDSTYDMIGGLDQQIKEIKEVIELPIKHPELFESLGIAQPKGVLLYGPPGTGKTLLARAVAHHTDCTFIRVSGSELVQKYIGEGSRMVRELFVMAREHAPSIIFMDEIDSIGSARMQSGSGGGDSEVQRTMLELLNQLDGFEASNKIKVLMATNRMDILDQALLRPGRIDRKIEFPNPNEDSRFDILKIHSRKMNLMRGIDLKKIAEKMNGASGAELKAVCTEAGMFALRERRVHVNQEDFEMAVGKVMKKDTEKNMSLRKLWK; from the exons atggcgacggtggcgaTGGACGTCTCccagccctcctcctccgccgccgccgccgacgcgccgctcCCGGCGGCGGGAGACGGGCAGGGGTCGAAGGGGAGGTCCCGCGGCGAGGGGCTGCGGCTGTACTACCTGCAGCGCATCCAGGACCTGCAGCTCCAGATCCGCCACGAGACGGACAACCTCAGCCGCCTCGAGGCCCAGCGCAACGACCTCAACTCCCGAG TTAGGATGATGCGGGAAGAGTTGCAGTTGCTTTATGAGCCGGGCTCATATGTTGGCGAGGTTGTCAAGGTTATGGGGAAGTCCAAGGTTCTAGTGAAG GTGCATCCAGAAGGAAAATTTGTTGTCGATATCGATAAAAATATCGATATTACAAAGCTCACACCGTCAACAAGAGTTGCTCTTCGAAACGACAGCTATAAGCTTCATCTTATACTGCCCAGCAAAGTCGATCCATTGGTAAACCTTATGAAGGTTGAGAAGGTTCCTGATTCTACATATGATATGATTGGAGGCCTTGATCAGCAAATTAAGGAGATAAAAGAG GTGATTGAGCTTCCCATTAAGCATCCTGAGCTGTTTGAAAGTCTTGGAATTGCCCAGCCAAAG GGCGTCCTTCTTTATGGGCCTCCTGGTACAGGAAAAACACTACTGGCTCGAGCAGTTGCTCATCACACAGACTGTACTTTCATTAGGGTGTCAGGTTCCGAGTTGGTTCAGAAGTATATTGGAGAGGGTTCGAGAATGGTTCGTGAACTCTTTGTGATGGCTAG AGAGCATGCACCATCCATAATCTTTATGGATGAAATAGACTCCATTGGATCTGCTAGAATGCAGTCAGGATCTGGCGGTGGTGATAGTGAGGTTCAACGCACTATGCTTGAGCTTCTAAACCAACTTGATGGCTTTGAAgcatcaaacaaaattaagGTTCTTATGGCAACAAATAGGATGGATATATTGGATCAAGCTCTCCTGAGGCCTGGCCGCATTGATAGGAAGATTGAATTTCCAAATCCAAATGAAGAT TCCCGCTTTGATATCTTGAAGATTCATTCAAGAAAAATGAACTTGATGCGTGGCATTGATCTGAAAAAGATTGCGGAGAAGATGAATGGAGCATCTGGAGCAGAGCTAAAG GCGGTCTGCACGGAAGCAGGAATGTTTGCCCTTCGCGAGAGAAGGGTTCATGTCAACCAGGAGGACTTTGAGATGGCAGTTGGAAAGGTAATGAAGAAGGATACAGAGAAGAACATGTCCCTGCGGAAGCTCTGGAAGTGA